Proteins co-encoded in one Pelobates fuscus isolate aPelFus1 chromosome 5, aPelFus1.pri, whole genome shotgun sequence genomic window:
- the MYORG gene encoding myogenesis-regulating glycosidase — MHTFLPENFTPIKQKASRQQRSLICAIIVGIVLVICAVVAWCYYSVSLRKADRLKTEQLYLKKDGFTIRNLQGKQVFRMAFESGALDLDSCSKYGEILSCTKSDKGKLNFFIQTVNPKDTVMCYRVRWEEFVADTVVQHTMYWDDAYWYGGAEMSTQHWPIKLSGYQEPKPFVTSDVYSSRDSFGGILERYWLSSNATAIKINDSVPFHLGWNSTEKSLFFEARYNDSSYKPPLGQQPFPELSYRVCVGSDVTSIHKYMVRRYFYKPTKVPEKNTFRYPIWSTWALYKTDIDQDKLMRFAEKIKKHHFNYSHIEIDDMYSKYYGDFDLDPVKFPNATEMFKKLKEEGFELTLWIHPFVNYNSSNFGVGIERGLFVKEPSGRLPAMVQWWNGIGAILDFTNPQAREWFLNNLKMLKAKYGISSFKFDAGETNYLPKQFSTFQPLSDPSIFSRKYTEMAIPFFDRAEVRVGYQSQNISCFFRIIDRDSVWGYELGLKSLIPTVLTISMLGYPFILPDMIGGNAYSNHSSNLQIPDRELYIRWLELSAFMPSMQFSVPPWLYDNDVIEIAHKFTQIHESLVAPLLLELAGEVTTTGDPIIRPIWWISPNDEAAHKIDSQFLIGDTFMVAPVLEPGKQERDVYLPAGRWRSYKGEVFDKTPQLLTDYPVDLDEVAYFTWLA; from the coding sequence ATGCATACTTTCCTGCCAGAGAACTTTACTCCCATCAAGCAGAAGGCATCGAGGCAGCAGCGATCGTTGATTTGTGCGATTATTGTGGGCATCGTCCTTGTAATTTGCGCAGTGGTCGCTTGGTGCTATTACTCCGTCTCTCTTAGGAAGGCAGATCGCTTGAAAACAGAGCAATTATACCTGAAGAAAGATGGATTTACAATCCGTAACCTTCAGGGAAAACAAGTTTTCCGAATGGCTTTTGAATCGGGTGCCCTGGATTTAGATTCTTGTTCCAAGTATGGTGAGATTTTGTCATGTACCAAATCAGACAAAGGGAAGCTGAATTTCTTCATTCAGACTGTTAATCCCAAAGACACAGTCATGTGCTACAGAGTCCGATgggaagagtttgtagcggacACAGTGGTGCAGCACACCATGTATTGGGATGATGCCTATTGGTATGGAGGAGCAGAAATGAGTACCCAGCACTGGCCTATTAAGCTCTCTGGATACCAAGAACCCAAACCTTTTGTCACCAGTGATGTATATTCATCCAGAGACAGCTTTGGTGGGATTCTAGAAAGATATTGGCTGTCCTCTAATGCAACAGCAATTAAAATCAATGATTCTGTGCCTTTTCACTTAGGGTGGAATAGCACAGAGAAGTCCCTTTTCTTTGAAGCCAGATACAATGATTCATCATATAAGCCTCCACTTGGACAACAGCCGTTTCCAGAGTTGagttacagggtatgtgtggGTTCAGATGTGACGTCaatccataaatatatggtcagGCGCTACTTCTACAAGCCCACCAAGGTACCAGAAAAAAATACCTTCAGATATCCAATTTGGTCAACTTGGGCTCTTTATAAAACCGATATTGACCAGGACAAGTTAATGCGGTTTGCAGAGAAGATAAAGAAACACCACTTTAACTACAGTCATATTGAGATAGATGACATGTACTCCAAGTACTATGGTGATTTTGATCTTGATCCAGTAAAATTCCCTAATGCTACAGAAATGTTCAAAAAGTTAAAGGAAGAAGGCTTTGAGTTAACTCTCTGGATCCATCCATTTGTCAATTATAACTCCTCTAATTTTGGAGTGGGCATAGAGAGGGGGCTGTTTGTTAAAGAACCCAGTGGACGACTTCCAGCCATGGTCCAGTGGTGGAATGGAATAGGAGCCATACTTGATTTTACAAACCCCCAAGCTAGAGAGTGGTTCCTTAACAATCTAAAAATGCTCAAAGCAAAGTATGGAATTTCATCTTTTAAATTTGATGCCGGAGAAACAAATTATCTTCCCAAACAGTTCAGCACCTTTCAACCATTGTCAGATCCAAGCATTTTCAGTAGGAAGTACACTGAAATGGCTATTCCCTTTTTTGACCGTGCCGAGGTGAGAGTTGGCTATCAGTCCCAGAATATCTCCTGCTTCTTCAGGATTATCGACCGTGACTCTGTATGGGGATATGAGCTTGGGTTGAAATCACTGATCCCTACTGTTCTTACCATAAGTATGCTTGGGTATCCCTTTATCTTGCCAGATATGATTGGAGGGAATGCCTACAGCAATCATTCCAGCAACCTTCAGATTCCTGATCGGGAACTCTACATCCGGTGGCTGGAACTATCTGCTTTTATGCCCTCTATGCAGTTTTCCGTACCACCCTGGCTTTATGATAATGATGTGATTGAAATTGCTCACAAGTTTACCCAAATCCACGAGTCTTTGGTTGCCCCTCTGTTATTGGAGCTTGCAGGGGAAGTTACCACGACCGGAGATCCTATCATTCGGCCAATCTGGTGGATCTCTCCTAATGACGAAGCTGCCCATAAAATTGATTCCCAGTTCTTGATTGGAGATACGTTCATGGTCGCCCCAGTCCTGGAGCCTGGCAAGCAGGAAAGGGATGTTTACCTTCCTGCAGGCCGATGGCGTAGTTACAAAGGAGAAGTCTTTGATAAAACTCCACAACTTCTTACAGATTACCCTGTGGACTTGGACGAGGTTGCCTATTTCACTTGGTTAGCTTAG